In Halopelagius longus, a genomic segment contains:
- a CDS encoding SDR family NAD(P)-dependent oxidoreductase, whose protein sequence is MTAPTANAVEGRHEERVVLVTGSTRGIGEGVARRFAAEGASVVVNGRSRDAGEAVADSIRAEGGEATFVPADMRDPAEIEALIDHAVEEYGRIDVLVNNAGVQTETTAEDATMDDWEFVVETDFRSFWLCSKHAAERMPEGGRIVNMSSNHAYLTMPGLFPYNAVKAGINGMTRALALELGPRGITVNTINPGWIEIARTQEELGDRYEYTEEIHPVGRLGTPADVAGMAAFLASEDASFVTGESILVDGGRTAVMQDEIYRDYRSQVE, encoded by the coding sequence ATGACAGCACCGACTGCGAACGCGGTCGAAGGTAGACACGAGGAGCGAGTGGTTCTGGTCACCGGGTCGACGCGCGGCATCGGCGAGGGAGTCGCCCGCCGATTCGCGGCGGAGGGGGCGTCCGTCGTCGTCAACGGCCGGTCGCGGGACGCCGGCGAGGCGGTGGCCGACTCCATCCGCGCCGAGGGGGGCGAGGCCACGTTCGTCCCGGCGGACATGCGCGACCCCGCCGAGATAGAGGCGTTGATCGACCACGCCGTCGAGGAGTACGGCCGGATAGACGTCCTCGTGAACAACGCGGGCGTCCAGACGGAGACGACGGCGGAGGACGCGACGATGGACGACTGGGAGTTCGTCGTCGAGACGGACTTCCGCTCGTTTTGGCTCTGTTCGAAACACGCGGCCGAACGGATGCCGGAGGGCGGGCGCATCGTCAACATGTCCTCGAACCACGCCTACCTCACGATGCCGGGACTGTTCCCCTACAACGCGGTCAAGGCCGGTATCAACGGGATGACCCGAGCGCTCGCGTTGGAACTCGGCCCCCGCGGCATCACGGTCAACACCATCAACCCGGGGTGGATAGAGATAGCGCGAACGCAGGAGGAACTCGGCGACCGGTACGAGTACACCGAAGAGATACATCCCGTCGGCCGCCTCGGGACGCCCGCCGACGTCGCGGGGATGGCCGCGTTCCTCGCCAGCGAGGACGCCTCGTTCGTCACCGGCGAGAGCATCCTCGTCGACGGCGGCCGGACGGCCGTCATGCAGGACGAAATCTACCGCGACTACCGGTCGCAGGTGGAGTGA
- a CDS encoding NAD-dependent succinate-semialdehyde dehydrogenase: MEAVNPATGEEVETYETQTEEDVDDALDRATDAFDEWRARPLREREELLEAAGDVLRENKREYAETMTREMGKPITQAVSEVEKCAWACDHYAEHASAYLQPEHHPSPSGSTVKTVYEPIGPVLAVMPWNFPFWQVFRFAAPYVTAGNVGLLKHASNVPGCAKAIEDVFREAGYPEDVFQSLLIPSDLVDDIVEDDRVRAATLTGSGPAGRAVAATAGENLKKTVLELGGSDPYVVLDDADLDAAVETGAWARNQNGGQSCIAAKRFVVHEAVYDDFLDRFVEEIDSYVVGDPMDEETDVGPQAKPSLMDELHEQVEESVEAGANVALGGEPMDREGAFYPPTVLTDVPEGCPADTEEVFGPVATVYEVSDEEEAVEKANDTQFGLGASVWTEDRERGERLARQINAGCVYVNQLVKSDPRVPFGGVKESGYGRELSEVGIKEFLNEKTVWVE, from the coding sequence ATGGAAGCCGTCAATCCCGCGACCGGCGAGGAGGTAGAGACGTACGAGACGCAGACGGAGGAGGACGTAGACGACGCCCTCGACAGGGCGACGGACGCGTTCGACGAGTGGCGAGCGCGTCCGCTCCGCGAACGCGAGGAGTTGCTGGAGGCGGCGGGCGACGTGCTTCGGGAGAACAAGCGCGAGTACGCCGAAACGATGACCCGCGAGATGGGCAAGCCCATCACCCAAGCGGTGTCGGAAGTCGAGAAGTGCGCGTGGGCGTGCGACCACTACGCGGAACACGCCAGCGCGTACCTCCAACCCGAGCACCACCCGAGTCCCTCGGGATCGACGGTCAAGACCGTCTACGAGCCCATCGGACCGGTGCTCGCGGTCATGCCGTGGAACTTCCCCTTCTGGCAGGTGTTCCGGTTCGCCGCGCCGTACGTGACGGCGGGGAACGTCGGCCTGTTGAAGCACGCATCGAACGTGCCGGGGTGTGCGAAGGCCATCGAGGACGTGTTCCGCGAGGCGGGCTACCCCGAGGACGTCTTCCAGTCGCTTCTGATTCCCTCGGACCTCGTGGACGACATCGTCGAAGACGACCGGGTCCGAGCCGCGACGCTCACGGGAAGCGGACCGGCGGGCCGCGCAGTCGCCGCCACCGCCGGGGAGAACCTCAAGAAGACCGTCCTCGAACTCGGCGGGAGCGACCCCTACGTCGTCTTGGACGACGCCGACCTCGACGCCGCCGTCGAAACCGGCGCGTGGGCGCGCAACCAGAACGGCGGCCAGTCCTGCATCGCCGCCAAGCGCTTCGTCGTCCACGAGGCCGTCTACGACGACTTCCTCGACCGGTTCGTCGAGGAGATAGACTCCTACGTCGTCGGCGACCCGATGGACGAGGAGACGGACGTCGGCCCGCAGGCCAAACCGAGCCTGATGGACGAACTCCACGAACAGGTCGAAGAGAGCGTCGAAGCGGGCGCGAACGTCGCCCTCGGCGGCGAACCGATGGACCGCGAAGGAGCGTTCTACCCGCCGACGGTCCTGACCGACGTGCCCGAAGGGTGCCCCGCCGACACCGAGGAGGTGTTCGGCCCGGTCGCGACCGTCTACGAGGTGTCCGACGAAGAGGAGGCCGTCGAGAAGGCCAACGACACCCAGTTCGGCCTCGGCGCGAGCGTCTGGACCGAGGACCGCGAACGCGGAGAACGCCTCGCCCGGCAGATAAACGCCGGATGCGTCTACGTCAACCAGTTGGTGAAGTCCGACCCCCGCGTGCCGTTCGGCGGCGTCAAGGAGTCGGGCTACGGGCGCGAACTCTCCGAGGTCGGAATCAAGGAGTTCCTCAACGAGAAGACGGTGTGGGTCGAATGA
- a CDS encoding IclR family transcriptional regulator — MADEQIRIKSIATCFRIVEQIQADGSAGISELAREVGLSKSAVYKHVQTLCRLGYLVREGDEYHLSLKFLMLGTEARKRLPLTVAERVVTELAETTGHTTNFIARENDRGIYALRVEPEGMTSKAQLEGKEAPLHATAGGKSIFAYLDEDERDEIIERTGLEAFTDKTITDRAVLDEELQSVRDKRVAFDREEFIDGVQCVASPVLASDHSPIGSVSVTGNIQIMSGKRLEEEVVGLVVSAAKTIEKEVRTT, encoded by the coding sequence ATGGCCGACGAACAGATCCGAATCAAGTCGATCGCCACCTGCTTTCGGATCGTAGAGCAGATTCAGGCGGACGGGAGCGCGGGCATCAGCGAACTCGCACGGGAGGTCGGCCTCTCGAAGAGCGCCGTCTACAAGCACGTCCAGACCCTCTGTCGACTCGGGTATCTCGTTCGAGAGGGCGACGAGTACCACCTGAGCCTCAAGTTTCTCATGCTGGGGACGGAGGCCCGGAAACGGCTCCCACTCACCGTCGCAGAGAGAGTCGTGACCGAACTCGCGGAGACGACGGGCCACACCACGAACTTCATCGCGCGCGAGAACGACCGCGGTATCTACGCGCTTCGGGTCGAACCGGAGGGGATGACTTCGAAGGCACAGTTAGAGGGGAAGGAAGCCCCCCTCCACGCGACCGCCGGGGGGAAGTCGATATTCGCCTACCTCGACGAGGACGAACGCGACGAGATAATCGAGCGAACGGGGTTAGAGGCGTTCACGGACAAGACCATAACGGACCGGGCGGTCCTCGACGAGGAACTGCAGTCGGTACGCGACAAGCGGGTCGCGTTCGACCGCGAGGAGTTCATCGACGGCGTACAGTGCGTGGCGTCGCCGGTTCTCGCCAGCGACCACTCCCCCATCGGGTCGGTGAGCGTCACGGGCAACATCCAGATCATGTCCGGAAAGCGGTTGGAGGAGGAGGTGGTCGGACTCGTGGTCTCTGCCGCCAAGACCATCGAGAAGGAAGTCCGCACCACCTAA
- the dgoD gene encoding galactonate dehydratase, producing the protein MNQIVDYELFEVPPRWLFLRVETADGTVGWGEPVVEGRSHTVRAAVEELMDNYLLGEPVNPIEDHWQTMYRGGFYRGGPVLMSAIAGIDQALWDIKGKSLGAPVYELLGGAARDSIRVYQWIGGDRPSEVADEAQQKVEAGFSALKMNATEELERVDNPATVEDAVDRLRKVREAVGDGVDIGVDFHGRVTKPMAKRLAKALEPYDPMFIEEPVLPEHNDALPDIAAHTTIPIATGERMYSRWDFKEVFEDGSVDVIQPDLSHAGGITEVKKIASMAEAYDVALAPHCPLGPIALASCVQVDACTPNALIQEQSLNIHYNETSDVLDYLEDPTVFEYDNGYVSVPDAPGLGIEINEAYVREQAEKTVNWHNPIWRHEDGSITEW; encoded by the coding sequence ATGAACCAAATCGTCGATTACGAACTCTTCGAGGTGCCTCCCCGGTGGCTGTTCCTACGGGTCGAGACGGCCGACGGAACCGTCGGGTGGGGCGAACCGGTCGTCGAGGGCCGGTCGCACACGGTCCGGGCCGCCGTCGAGGAGTTGATGGACAACTACCTCCTCGGCGAACCGGTGAACCCGATCGAGGACCACTGGCAGACGATGTACCGCGGCGGCTTCTACCGCGGCGGCCCCGTCCTCATGTCGGCCATCGCCGGTATCGACCAAGCGCTCTGGGACATCAAAGGAAAGAGTCTCGGCGCGCCGGTGTACGAACTCCTCGGCGGCGCGGCGCGCGACAGCATCCGGGTCTACCAGTGGATCGGCGGCGACCGACCGTCCGAGGTGGCCGACGAGGCCCAACAGAAGGTCGAAGCGGGCTTCTCGGCGCTGAAGATGAACGCCACCGAGGAACTGGAACGCGTCGACAACCCGGCGACCGTCGAGGACGCGGTGGACCGACTCCGGAAGGTCCGGGAGGCCGTCGGCGACGGCGTCGACATCGGCGTCGACTTCCACGGCCGAGTGACGAAGCCGATGGCCAAGCGCCTCGCGAAGGCTCTCGAACCGTACGACCCCATGTTCATCGAGGAACCGGTCCTCCCGGAACACAACGACGCGCTTCCGGACATCGCGGCCCACACCACGATTCCCATCGCCACCGGCGAGCGGATGTACTCCCGGTGGGACTTCAAGGAGGTGTTCGAGGACGGGTCCGTCGACGTGATTCAACCGGACCTCTCGCACGCCGGCGGCATCACCGAGGTGAAGAAGATAGCGAGCATGGCCGAGGCGTACGACGTTGCGCTCGCGCCGCACTGTCCGCTCGGACCCATCGCCCTCGCGTCGTGCGTGCAGGTGGACGCCTGCACGCCGAACGCACTCATCCAAGAGCAGAGCCTCAACATCCACTACAACGAAACCTCGGACGTGCTCGATTACCTCGAAGACCCGACCGTCTTCGAGTACGACAACGGCTACGTGTCGGTCCCCGACGCGCCGGGCCTCGGCATCGAGATAAACGAGGCGTACGTCCGCGAACAGGCCGAGAAGACCGTCAACTGGCACAACCCCATCTGGCGGCACGAGGACGGCAGCATCACCGAGTGGTAG
- the katG gene encoding catalase/peroxidase HPI — protein sequence MSENKRKRNHEWWPNQLKLDVLDQNAENVGPYDDDFDYAEEFQKLNLEEVKADLKDLMTTSQEWWPADYGHYGPLFIRMAWHSAGTYRTVDGRGGASGGNQRFAPLNSWPDNVNLDKARRLLEPIKQKYGRKLSWADLIVLAGNTALESMGMETLGWAGGREDEFEPDEAVYWGPEDEWEAPQENRFDEEGELDEPLGATVMGLIYVDPEGPDGNPDPLASAENIRKAFGRMAMNDEETAALIAGGHTFGKSHGATDGDTGPEPEAAPIDAQGLGWTDAGKGSETTGSGIEGAWNAWPTMWDTSYLDNLLDYEWELTESPAGAKQWEPVEEEAHDTVPDAHDPSEKHAPMMMTSDLALKRDPEFREIIEGFREDPKEFQQAFARAWFKLIHRDMGPKERFLGPDAPEETFIWQDPLPEADYDLIGEEEADELKEEILDSELSVSQLVKTAWAAASTYRDSDKRGGANGARIRLEPQKSWEVNEPAQLETVLSTYEEIQEEFNNSRSDDVCVSLADLIVLGGNAAVEKAAEDAGYDVEIPFEPGRTDATQEQTDEESFEVLKPKVDGFRNYFGGEYDQPAEDLLVDHADLLDLTASEMTVLVGGMRALGANYQDSDLGVFTDEPGTLTNDFFVNLTDMGYEWEQASESEEVYELVDRETGDVEWKGSRIDLIFGSNSRLRAIADVYAGEEEKFVEDFADTWSKVMKLDRFDLE from the coding sequence ATGTCTGAAAACAAACGCAAGCGAAACCACGAGTGGTGGCCGAACCAGCTGAAGTTAGACGTTCTCGACCAGAACGCCGAGAACGTCGGCCCGTACGACGACGACTTCGACTACGCCGAGGAGTTCCAGAAGCTCAACCTCGAAGAGGTGAAGGCGGACCTCAAGGACCTGATGACCACGTCGCAGGAGTGGTGGCCGGCCGACTACGGCCACTACGGTCCGCTGTTCATCCGGATGGCGTGGCACAGCGCCGGCACCTACCGCACCGTCGACGGCCGCGGCGGCGCCTCCGGCGGAAACCAGCGCTTCGCGCCCCTCAACAGTTGGCCCGACAACGTGAACCTCGACAAGGCGCGCAGGCTGCTGGAGCCGATAAAGCAGAAGTACGGCCGCAAGCTCTCGTGGGCCGACCTCATCGTCCTGGCCGGGAACACCGCCCTCGAATCGATGGGAATGGAGACGCTCGGCTGGGCCGGCGGACGCGAGGACGAGTTCGAGCCCGACGAGGCCGTCTACTGGGGTCCCGAAGACGAGTGGGAAGCGCCCCAGGAGAACCGCTTCGACGAGGAGGGCGAACTCGACGAACCGCTCGGCGCCACCGTGATGGGGCTCATCTACGTGGACCCCGAGGGCCCGGACGGTAACCCGGACCCCCTCGCGTCGGCGGAGAACATCCGAAAGGCGTTCGGCCGCATGGCGATGAACGACGAGGAGACCGCCGCGCTCATCGCGGGCGGACACACGTTCGGGAAGTCCCACGGCGCCACCGACGGCGACACGGGACCCGAGCCCGAAGCGGCACCTATCGATGCTCAGGGCCTGGGTTGGACGGACGCCGGCAAGGGCTCGGAGACGACCGGTAGCGGCATCGAGGGCGCGTGGAACGCGTGGCCGACGATGTGGGACACCTCCTACCTCGACAACCTGCTCGACTACGAGTGGGAACTGACGGAGAGTCCCGCCGGGGCCAAGCAGTGGGAACCGGTCGAGGAGGAGGCGCACGACACCGTGCCGGACGCCCACGACCCCTCGGAGAAGCACGCCCCCATGATGATGACGTCGGACCTCGCCCTCAAGCGGGACCCCGAGTTCCGGGAGATAATCGAGGGCTTCCGCGAGGACCCCAAGGAGTTCCAGCAGGCCTTCGCTCGCGCGTGGTTCAAGCTCATCCACCGCGACATGGGCCCGAAGGAGCGGTTCCTCGGTCCGGACGCCCCCGAGGAGACGTTCATCTGGCAGGACCCCCTCCCCGAGGCCGACTACGACCTCATCGGCGAGGAAGAAGCCGACGAACTGAAGGAGGAGATTCTCGACTCGGAGCTCTCCGTCTCCCAACTCGTCAAGACGGCGTGGGCGGCGGCGTCGACGTACCGCGACAGCGACAAGCGCGGCGGCGCCAACGGCGCTCGCATCCGCCTCGAACCGCAGAAGAGCTGGGAGGTCAACGAGCCCGCGCAGCTGGAGACGGTGCTTTCGACCTACGAGGAGATTCAAGAGGAGTTCAACAACTCGCGCTCCGACGACGTGTGCGTCTCGCTGGCCGACCTCATCGTTCTGGGCGGTAACGCGGCCGTCGAGAAGGCCGCGGAGGACGCCGGGTACGACGTCGAGATTCCGTTCGAGCCCGGCCGCACCGACGCCACGCAGGAGCAGACCGACGAGGAGTCCTTCGAGGTGCTCAAGCCGAAAGTCGACGGGTTCCGCAACTACTTCGGCGGCGAGTACGACCAGCCCGCAGAGGACCTGCTGGTCGACCACGCCGACCTGCTGGACCTGACGGCCTCGGAGATGACGGTTCTGGTCGGCGGCATGCGCGCGCTGGGCGCGAACTACCAGGACTCCGACCTCGGCGTCTTCACCGACGAGCCGGGGACGCTGACCAACGACTTCTTCGTGAACCTGACCGACATGGGCTACGAGTGGGAGCAGGCCTCGGAGTCCGAGGAAGTCTACGAACTGGTCGACCGCGAGACGGGCGACGTCGAGTGGAAGGGCTCCCGAATCGACCTCATCTTCGGGTCGAACTCCCGTCTGCGGGCCATCGCGGACGTCTACGCGGGCGAGGAGGAGAAGTTCGTCGAGGACTTCGCGGACACCTGGAGCAAGGTCATGAAGCTCGACCGCTTCGACCTCGAGTAA
- a CDS encoding glycoside hydrolase family 2 TIM barrel-domain containing protein: MGDDWQSPEIIGRNRLRPHADVLPYGDVEAALDGARGASPWISLLNGEWSFELSETPDDAPAGFQDPAYDASDWDDIEVPSNWQTEGYGTPHYTNVVYPFPMDPPHVPTENPTASYRRAFHVPEEWDERRVRLHFEGVDSAFHLWVNGEEVGYSEGSRLPAEFDVTEAVTPGENTVAVRVYKWSTGSYLEDQDMWWLSGIFRDVYAYALPATHVEDVDIRTELDDAYEDAHLRAAVDVRNEGEAFATADVEAELVDENGGSVPASLSGQTVSLDAGEGTTVTFEAEVDDPEKWTAETPNRYDLAVTVSEGGRSTVVTQPVGFREVELRDGRLLVNGEAVTIRGVNRHDFHPDRGRAVPIEAMREDIEMMKRHNINAVRTAHYPNDTRFYDLCDEYGLYVLDETDIECHGMEFAESVQHVSDDPDWEDAYVDRMVRTIERDKNHPSVIIWSLGNESGFGAHHRTMAEVTRERDPTRPLHYEQDFEQEVVDIVGPMYPTLDELEAWAEEEDPDHPVIPCEYSHAMGNGPGNLREYWDLFYEHDRLQGGFVWDWLDQGIRRTTADGEEWFAYGGDFGDEPNDANFNINGLVFPDRTPSPGLTEYKKVIEPVVLEADDAERGRVTVENRYDFRSLDHLTATWRVLTDGRLVQSGTLDLPSVAPGESDVVAVPVESEYLGEDGEHVLGVEVSLSSETAWAERGHTVATGEFELPVGGDPSDPVSAASSPLRCEESEEGIVVSNAEFELVFDDTYGVVDSLSYRGRSLLERGPRVGMWRAPTDNDRGLPLPRTLLSTLTKRYGAEETLGSQDVRSIGFAQLWREHGLDSLQFRTDDVTHEVHGDDAVTVSVSGRLAPPIFDHGFGVEQTYGIESDGTVTVETEVEPEGDLSALPSLPRLGLDLTLDGDFDNVTWYGRGPGESYVDSKEANLLGRYSRSVDELHTPYVAPQENGNRTDTRWVTFTDQRGIGVHVAGDGTFDFGAHRYSTDDLEAADHRHELPRRDGVWVSLDDDHCGLGSGSCGPPTLPQYRLEPEPTTFTFELRPFTADGEGL, from the coding sequence TGGTCGTTCGAGTTGTCCGAGACGCCGGACGACGCCCCGGCGGGCTTTCAGGACCCGGCGTACGACGCGAGCGACTGGGACGACATCGAAGTGCCGTCGAACTGGCAGACGGAGGGGTACGGAACCCCACACTACACGAACGTCGTGTACCCGTTTCCGATGGACCCGCCGCACGTCCCGACGGAGAACCCGACCGCCTCGTACCGCCGCGCGTTCCACGTCCCCGAAGAGTGGGACGAGAGGCGGGTTCGCCTCCACTTCGAGGGCGTCGATTCGGCGTTTCACCTCTGGGTGAACGGCGAAGAGGTAGGATACAGCGAGGGGAGTCGCCTCCCCGCGGAGTTCGACGTGACCGAGGCGGTGACGCCCGGCGAGAACACCGTCGCCGTCCGCGTGTACAAGTGGTCCACGGGAAGCTACCTCGAAGATCAGGACATGTGGTGGCTGAGCGGCATCTTCCGGGACGTGTACGCCTACGCGCTTCCGGCGACCCACGTCGAGGACGTGGATATCCGAACCGAACTCGACGACGCGTACGAGGACGCGCACCTCCGCGCCGCGGTGGACGTGCGCAACGAGGGCGAAGCGTTCGCCACCGCGGACGTCGAAGCGGAACTCGTGGACGAGAACGGGGGCTCGGTTCCGGCGTCGCTTTCGGGGCAGACCGTCTCCCTCGACGCCGGGGAGGGCACCACCGTCACGTTCGAAGCCGAGGTGGACGACCCCGAGAAGTGGACCGCCGAGACGCCGAATCGCTACGACCTGGCGGTGACCGTCTCCGAGGGCGGTCGTTCGACCGTCGTCACCCAACCGGTCGGGTTCCGAGAGGTCGAACTCCGCGACGGGCGACTGCTGGTCAACGGCGAGGCGGTGACGATTCGCGGCGTCAACCGGCACGACTTCCACCCGGACCGGGGCCGGGCGGTGCCTATCGAGGCGATGCGCGAAGATATCGAGATGATGAAGCGGCACAACATCAACGCCGTGCGGACCGCCCACTACCCCAACGACACCCGCTTCTACGACCTCTGCGACGAGTACGGTCTGTACGTCCTCGACGAGACGGACATCGAGTGTCACGGGATGGAGTTCGCCGAGTCCGTCCAACACGTCAGCGACGACCCCGACTGGGAGGACGCGTACGTCGACCGGATGGTCCGGACGATAGAACGCGATAAGAACCACCCGAGCGTGATAATATGGTCGCTGGGCAACGAGTCCGGGTTCGGCGCGCACCACCGGACGATGGCCGAGGTGACGCGCGAACGCGACCCGACGCGACCCCTCCACTACGAGCAAGACTTCGAACAGGAGGTCGTAGACATCGTCGGCCCGATGTACCCGACGCTGGATGAACTCGAAGCGTGGGCCGAAGAGGAGGACCCGGACCACCCGGTGATTCCGTGCGAGTACTCCCACGCGATGGGCAACGGACCGGGGAACCTCCGGGAGTACTGGGACCTGTTCTACGAACACGACCGCCTGCAGGGCGGGTTCGTCTGGGACTGGTTGGACCAAGGCATCCGGCGGACGACGGCGGACGGCGAGGAGTGGTTCGCCTACGGCGGCGACTTCGGCGACGAACCGAACGACGCCAACTTCAACATCAACGGCCTCGTCTTCCCCGACCGGACGCCCTCGCCGGGTCTGACCGAGTACAAGAAGGTCATCGAACCGGTCGTGCTCGAGGCCGACGACGCCGAACGGGGGCGGGTTACCGTCGAGAACCGCTACGACTTCCGTTCGCTCGACCACCTGACCGCGACGTGGCGGGTGCTGACCGACGGCCGCCTCGTCCAGAGCGGAACCCTCGACCTGCCGTCCGTCGCGCCCGGCGAGAGCGACGTCGTCGCCGTCCCCGTCGAGAGCGAGTATCTGGGGGAGGACGGCGAACACGTCCTCGGCGTCGAGGTGTCGCTCTCCTCGGAGACGGCGTGGGCGGAACGCGGCCACACCGTCGCGACCGGCGAGTTCGAACTCCCCGTCGGCGGTGACCCCTCGGACCCCGTCTCGGCCGCGTCGTCGCCGCTTCGGTGCGAGGAGAGCGAGGAGGGTATCGTCGTCTCGAACGCCGAGTTCGAACTCGTCTTCGACGACACGTACGGCGTCGTCGATTCGCTGTCGTACCGCGGACGGAGCCTCCTCGAACGCGGCCCGCGGGTCGGGATGTGGCGCGCGCCGACGGACAACGACCGGGGGCTACCGCTTCCGCGAACGCTCCTCTCGACGCTGACGAAGCGATACGGGGCGGAAGAGACCCTCGGGTCGCAGGACGTTCGGTCCATCGGGTTCGCGCAACTGTGGCGCGAACACGGACTCGACAGCCTCCAGTTCCGCACCGACGACGTGACGCACGAGGTTCACGGCGACGACGCGGTGACCGTCTCCGTCTCCGGGCGACTCGCCCCGCCGATTTTCGACCACGGGTTCGGCGTCGAACAGACGTACGGTATCGAATCCGACGGCACGGTGACCGTCGAAACCGAAGTCGAACCCGAGGGCGACCTGTCTGCGCTCCCCTCCCTCCCCCGTCTCGGGCTGGATCTGACGCTGGACGGCGACTTCGACAACGTGACGTGGTACGGGCGCGGCCCCGGCGAGTCGTACGTCGATAGCAAGGAGGCGAACCTGTTGGGTCGGTACTCCCGGAGCGTCGACGAGTTGCACACCCCGTACGTCGCCCCGCAGGAGAACGGCAACCGGACGGACACGCGGTGGGTGACGTTCACCGACCAGCGCGGAATCGGCGTCCACGTCGCGGGCGACGGGACGTTCGACTTCGGCGCGCACCGCTACAGCACCGACGACTTGGAAGCCGCGGACCACCGGCACGAACTGCCGCGCCGCGACGGCGTGTGGGTGTCTCTCGACGACGACCACTGCGGACTCGGGTCCGGCAGTTGCGGCCCACCGACGCTTCCGCAGTACCGCCTCGAACCCGAACCGACGACGTTCACCTTCGAACTCCGGCCGTTCACGGCCGACGGCGAGGGACTCTGA
- a CDS encoding acetolactate synthase large subunit, whose translation MKASDLFVECLEREGVEHVFGIPGEETEDLLFSLRDSDVTFVPVRHEQGAAFMADVHGRLTGEAGVCLSTLGPGATNLLTGVADAHRDKSPLVAVTAQGGLERLHKESHQALNVVRIYESVTKWNTQLDDPGIIHESVRKAFKVAEYEKPGATHLELPEDVAAEETDARPLPVREDVRFAAPDADTLDRVKELLREADRPLIIAGNGAVRTHAASQLRELVRVTDLPVASTYMGKGAVSDADEHSLMTLDSGADGEAASAIEQSDLVLTVGYDIAEHDPAKWGRSDTPVVHVDTEPAEVYEAYNPAVEVVADIGRTLEELAEWCGAGELGFDPDWYADLRERIVEDVTVEPAESAPFTVRGVLPLLREAMDPEDVLVSDVGSHKMAIAQNFPTYEPNTCIVSNGLASMGISVPGGVAADLATDGNVVAATGDGGFLMNAAEIETATRIGCEFTIVVFVDDDYGLISEKQRDHTGESFGTGLGNPDLVPFAESFGIDGYRPQSRAELEAAIEEAVGGDMSLIAVDVE comes from the coding sequence ATGAAGGCATCCGACCTGTTCGTCGAGTGCCTCGAACGGGAGGGCGTCGAACACGTTTTCGGCATCCCCGGCGAGGAGACGGAGGACCTCCTGTTTTCGCTCCGCGACTCGGACGTGACGTTCGTCCCGGTCCGGCACGAACAGGGGGCCGCGTTCATGGCCGACGTGCACGGCCGGTTGACGGGCGAGGCGGGCGTCTGCCTCTCGACGCTCGGCCCGGGCGCGACCAACCTGCTGACGGGCGTCGCCGACGCCCACCGCGACAAGAGTCCGCTGGTGGCCGTCACCGCCCAGGGCGGACTCGAACGACTCCACAAGGAGAGCCACCAAGCCCTCAACGTCGTCAGAATCTACGAGTCGGTGACGAAGTGGAACACCCAACTGGACGACCCGGGCATCATCCACGAGTCGGTCCGCAAGGCGTTCAAGGTCGCCGAGTACGAGAAGCCCGGCGCGACGCACCTCGAACTCCCCGAGGACGTGGCGGCCGAAGAGACGGACGCGCGTCCGCTTCCCGTCCGGGAGGACGTCCGCTTCGCCGCCCCCGACGCCGACACCCTCGACCGGGTGAAGGAGTTGCTCCGGGAGGCGGACCGACCGCTGATAATCGCCGGTAACGGCGCGGTCCGGACGCACGCGGCGTCGCAACTCCGCGAACTGGTGCGCGTCACGGACCTCCCGGTCGCGTCGACGTACATGGGCAAAGGCGCGGTGTCGGACGCCGACGAGCACTCGCTGATGACGCTCGATTCGGGCGCGGACGGCGAGGCCGCAAGCGCCATCGAACAGTCGGACCTCGTGCTGACGGTGGGCTACGACATCGCCGAGCACGACCCGGCGAAGTGGGGGCGGAGCGACACCCCCGTCGTCCACGTCGACACCGAACCCGCGGAGGTGTACGAGGCGTACAACCCCGCAGTGGAGGTTGTCGCGGACATCGGCCGAACGCTCGAAGAACTCGCCGAGTGGTGCGGGGCCGGCGAGTTGGGGTTCGACCCCGACTGGTACGCCGACCTGCGCGAACGCATCGTCGAGGACGTAACCGTCGAACCCGCGGAGTCGGCGCCGTTCACCGTTCGGGGGGTGCTCCCCCTCCTGCGGGAGGCGATGGACCCCGAGGACGTTCTCGTCTCGGACGTGGGGAGCCACAAGATGGCGATAGCGCAGAACTTCCCGACGTACGAGCCGAACACCTGCATCGTCTCGAACGGCCTCGCCTCGATGGGGATTTCGGTCCCCGGCGGCGTCGCCGCGGACCTCGCGACGGACGGAAACGTCGTCGCCGCGACGGGCGACGGCGGGTTCCTGATGAACGCCGCCGAGATAGAGACGGCGACCCGAATCGGCTGTGAGTTCACCATCGTCGTGTTCGTAGACGACGACTACGGCCTCATCTCCGAGAAGCAACGCGACCACACCGGTGAATCGTTCGGAACCGGGTTAGGCAACCCCGACCTGGTTCCCTTCGCCGAGAGTTTCGGAATCGACGGCTACCGACCGCAGTCGCGGGCGGAACTCGAAGCGGCCATCGAGGAAGCAGTGGGCGGCGACATGTCGCTGATAGCGGTCGACGTGGAGTGA